The genomic DNA tccatctcctcgtcctgctgcgcctgctgcggcggacgtggccagcgcaccgcgccaTGGCCGTACGCAAAAAAGAGGGGCAGCAGCGGAAAGAAGAAGCCGATGAGCAGTCCCTGGAGGACCGAGAGGCGGGTCGACGACGCATTTGCGttgacgagcgcctcgggcgtcTCGCCCATATTGTCGATCCactgctcctcgagcgtgtaCGCAAGCTCGTCCTCTTcctggcggcgcaccaagtcgccgctgcgcgccatCGAGAGGCCCGAGCGCTGGTGGAAATGCTCTCGCATGATCTGGATATCCATCGCCGACATGCCGGCCGTGTGCCGCAGGCGGTCAAAGCCCCGCGGCTCGGGATCGGTGCGCGGGAGCTCGGtctgctcctcctccggctcctcggcgccctgcgcgccgatcgagcATTGCAAGTACGCCGCCGGAAGGCGCAGTACATCGAGCGACGCAAAGCCGGACGGCGGCAGCGACTGCTCGTCTCCACACACTTCTGCGCGCTGCTTGCCCCACTGTTTGCTGCTCATGGTCTCTGCCGCCTCGttcggccgccgcaggaCGTAGGACCCATCGATGCGGGGTTCGACGTGCACGGTCACATGTTCCAAGACGGCCTCGGACGTGTCTGCCTCTTGCATCTGCACAATCGAGTCCAGGTAGGATGCGAGGTGCACCCCGTTCGGGAGGATGCGCCCAAAGTGAatgaggcgcaggcgccgctctGCGCGATCGGGGTGCcccgcacgcagcacgtctttgagctcggcgacggtcTCTTCGTGGAGGTTGGGCCACTCTTTTGCGTCGCCGTAGCGCTGCTCGTATATCAGGTCTAAGTGCGCATCGTCCGTATGCGCGTCCGTGAAGCGCACGACCAGCGGCCGGACGACCAGCGCGCTGGACAtggcggcgctccagctCCACGCACCGGCGGTCTGTTGGGGGCATTTTTGCGAATCCTAGCGAGGCCCTCCACCGACCCGGTTCGTCTCCGGCGGCTTCCGTTGTCTTTGGTGTGCTGATGCCCTACTCGTTGGTCCCCTCCCTGCTTGGCGCCACGGCTGCCGGTGTGCTGCTGTATGCAGTGCATGAGGCAATGCAGGACCAGACGCAGTTCATGGTGTCGACCATgcaggccaaggcggaCGCCTTGGACCGCGCGCATGAATTTGACAAGAagagcggcgagcgtctcgtGCCGCTGCAGCCTTCTGCGTACCGCCCTGCGCAGCCCTCGTTCTGGGAGGAAGTGCAGTCGCGGTGGAACGTACGTTGCCCTACTCACCCAGCACCACGTTGTCGGCGCGGTGAACGCtgtgcgcgaggccgacccCATGTCGGTCTTTGGCAAGACGGAaacgcgcgtcgagcgcgcggcggacggcacggcgtcggccatgatcgatgcgctgcactcgcttgcgccgcatgcgccCGACGCACAGCCCAAGATTGGCATCCTGAACCGGACGTACGGCGATGCCAACACGCACTACCTCGGCcagggcgcgtcgctccgTTAATAGCATGTAGACTACGAGCTTGCTCGCCTACCCTGCCCAGCAACCTGgctcgccggccgtgcacgcTCCGCAGCGGCCCGCCGATCCAGGGTAGATTTGTAATAATTTTTTACGCGTCGtgcccggcgcgtcggctgGCTTTgtgcaccgcgcggcgATGGACGCGGACGAGAAGATGTCGGATATTGTGTCTGCGGAGCACAGTGGCGATGTGACACCCGAGACAGATGTCGCGGAAGAACGCGCTGTGCGCCGGGCTGCTCAGAACGAGGATCTGAACTCGAGCCGCGTCGAGATGAACAAGCAAAAGACGGTCGACAGTCTGAAGCGGTTCAGCTACCTGCTCGGCCAGACCGAGCTGTTCCAGCACTTTATTGATATCAAGAAGGACCGTGACCCGGAGTTTGCGCGTCTTGTCGACGAGTCCGcaaagcggcgcagcggcaagggcggcaacaagcgcagcggcggtgCGAGCGatcagcgccgccgcaagaCGGAGCGtgaggaggacgaggagctgctcaaggacgaggagggTGACGAGGACACCTTTGCCTTCCACGAGTCCCCTCCGTACGTCAAGGGCGGCACGATGAAAGAGTACCAGATCCAGGGCCTGAACTGGCTCATCTCGCTCTACCACAACGGTATCAATGGTATTCTGGCCGACGAGATGGGTCTCGGCAAGACGCTGCAGACGATCTCGTTCCTCGGCTACCTGAAGCACTACCGCGACACGCCCGGCTtccacctcgtcgtcgtgccCAAGTCGACGCTCGACAACTGGGTGCGTGAGTTTGAAAAGTGGGTGCCGGGCTTCCGCATCATCACCCTGCGCGGCAGcaaggaggagcgccaggAAGTGAtccaggagcgcctgctcccCCAAGACTTTGACGTGCTGGTGACGACCTACGAAATGTGCCTGCGCGAAAAGTCGGCGCTCAAGCGCCTCTCGTGGGAGTACATTGTGAttgacgaggcgcaccgcaTCAAGAATGCCGACTCGATGCTCTCGCAGATTGTGCGTGCGTTTAGCTCGCGTTCGCGCCTGCTCATTACCGGTACGCCGCTGCAAAACAACCTGATGGAGCTTTGGAGTCTGCTCAACTTTTTGCTGCCCGACGTCTTTTCGAGTGCGGACGACTTCCAAAGCTGGTTCCAAGGCAAGGGCgaggacggcgaggcgcaggatagcgtcgtgcagcagctgcacaAGGTCCTGCGTCCTTTCCTCTTGCGCCGTGTCAAGTCGGACGTCGAGCACAGCCTCCTGCCCAAGAAGGAGATCAACGTGTTTGTCGGCTTGACCGACATGCAACGCAAGTGGTACAAGTCGCTCCTCGAGAAGGACATTGACGCGGTGAACGGTGCAACGTCCAAGAAGGAGGGCAAGACACGTCTGCTCAACATTGTcatgcagctgcgcaagtgCTGCAACCATCCCTACCTGTtcgacggcgcggagcCCGGTCCTCCGTTCACCACCGACGAGCACCTGGTGGACAATGCAGGAAAGATGATCATTCTCGAcaagctcctgcgcaagatGAAGGAGCGTGGCTCGCGTGTGCTCATTTTTTCACAGATGAGCCGCATGCTCGATATCCTGGAGGACTACTGTCTCTTCCGCGAATACAAATACTGCCGCATTGACGGTAGCTCAATGCACGAGGACCGTATTGCGGCCATCGATGAGTACAACAAGCCGGACAGCGAAAAGTTTGTCTTTTTGCTCACAACGCGCGCCGGTGGTCTCGGCATCAACTtgacgagcgccgacgtcgtcgtgctCTTTGACTCGGACTGGAACCCCCAGGCGGATCTGCAGGCGATGGACCGCGCGCACCGTATCGGTCAGACGAAGCAGGTGTACGTCTTCCGCTTCGTCACCGAGAACGCGATTGAGGAGCGGATTCTtgagcgtgctgcgcagAAGTTGCgtctcgaccagctcgtcATCCAGCAGGGCCGTACGCAGCACCAGTCGAAGGGTGCGAACCAGAAGGACGACCTGGTGGACATGATccagcacggcgccgagcgcatcatCAACTCGAAAGAGTCGATGGAGATCAAGGATGACATCGACGAGATCATCTCGCgtggcgaggagcgcaccgccgagctccagcGCAAGTACCAGCAGTTTACcaacctcgacgagctgacCAACTTCaagagcgaggcgggcggcgcgtacgagTGGGAGGGCGAGCAGTTTGGCAACAAGCGCAAACAAGGCACCGGCATCTGGATCGAGCCGAgcaagcgcgagcgcaagcagaACTACTCGATCGACAGTTACTACCGCGACGCGATGCGCACCACGACCAAGCCCGCAGCGCCCAAGGCCCCCCGTGCGCCGAAGCAGGTCACCACGTCCGAGTGGCAGTTTTACCCCCCGCGCCTGGTCGAGttgcaggagcgcgagacGGCGGCGTACCAGCGGAGCATTGGCTACCAGGCCCCCAAGCCCGAGGTGAaggacggcgacgaggcggcggccgaggcacagcgtgccgccgagcagaagcagatcgacgaggccgagcccttgaccgaggccgagcaggaagAAAAGGAGCAGCTGGCGACGCAAGGCTTCAGCGACTGGAACCGCCGCGACTACCAGCAGTTTGTCAAAGGATGCGAGAAGCACGGCCGCAACGCCTTTTCTGCCATTGCCGAGGAGATTGGGCTCGGTGAAAagaccgaggcggacgTCCGTCAATATGCCAAGGTCTTTTGGGAGCATGTACACGAGCTGAGTGACGGCGACCGTattgtgcagcgcgtcgaagAAGGCGAGACGAAGCGCCAGAAGCTGCAGCACAACGAGCTCCTGCTCAAGCGCAAGATTGACTCGTACAGCCAGCCGCTGCAGCAGATCAAGCTGACCTACAACCAGGCCAAAGGCAAGGCCTACtccgaggaggaggaccgCTTTTTGCTGGTGCGTCTGGCGGACTATGGTCTGAGCGGTGACGATGTCTACGAGCGGATCCGTGCCGATATTCTCTACTACCCCGAGTTCCGGTTCAACTGGTTCATCaagtcgcgcacgccgcaagagattgcgcgccgctgcaaCACCCTCCTGTTGCTGGTCATcaaagaggaggaggagctggaggcgtcgcgcgccgccgccaatGCCGCCAAGTCCAAGACAaagaagcgcagcgcgtccgaGATGAGCACAgggtcgcgcaccgcctccCCGCGCCCGGGAAACGCCCGTAGCAAACGCAAGTAGCGACGCGATTCGTGATCtgtgcacgcgctgcggcgagtCCGCGTGGCACTTATTTGCAAAAAGACCAACAAACACTTTTGCCAGCTGGGCCAGTGGCTGAGTTTCGCAGAGAATTGTGTTCCTCTGTGCCACGACGGATTGCACGATGAATGTCGGTGAACTCCTCACCAATTCGCTATCGCCTGGTATGTGTTTGTGCTAATATAGACCAAAGCACGCGGCATGCGgcggagcaggcgctcgagtcggcggtgcgcgacaaCTATGTACGTTTTACCCCTAACCCAGGCGCAATACATGGTCGCCCTCGCGACCGAACTAGCCAGCGACACGGCAGAGGCATACATCCGCTCTGCTTCGGGTCTTGCGCTGAAGAATGCGcttgtcgcgcgcgaggctAAGCGCGCGCAGGACTTTGCCGAGCGCTGGACGGCGCTTCCCGCAAATGTCCGGGACGACGTCAAGAGCAAGGTGCTCATGACGCTCAGCAGCGCAGAGCCCCGTGCAGGTAcggtcgctgcgcaggtcgtcgcggccgtcgcggcgatcgaGCTCCCGCTCGGCATGTGGAACGACCTCATCGcccagctcctcgcggccgtcggcgacgccaGCAACCCCCGCCTGCGTCAGGCGGCGTTGCAGGCGATCGGTTTTACGTGCGAGGTGGTGAACCCGGCGGTGCTCTCGGCGCAGTCCAACGAGATCCTCACCGCGGTCATCCAGGGCGCCCGCAAGGAAGAGACGGTTCCCGAGGTGCAGTACGCCGCCCTCCAGGCCCTGCTCAACTCGCTCGAGTTCGTGCGGAGCAATTTTGAGCGCGAAGGCGAGCGCAACTATATCATGCAGGTCGTGTGCGAGGCGACGCAGTCGGCGCACGTCCCGGTCAAGGTCGCTGCGTTTGAGAACCTGGTGCGCATCATGCAGCTCTACTACGAAAAGATGCGCTTCTACAtggagcaggcgctctttggcctCACCGTTCTCGGCATGCGCGACCCCGAGCCAAAGGTCGCACTGCAGGCCGTCGAGTTCTGGTCAACGGTGTgcgacgaggagatcgagcttcagctcgaggccgcggaggcgctcgagttCAACGAGGAGCCCGCCCATGTCTCGTACCACTTTGCGAGCGTCGCCCTGCCGGAGATTGCGCCGGTGCTCATGGagctgctcacgcagcaggAGGAAGACGGCGATGAGGACGAGTGGGAcacggccaaggccgcggGTACCTGTCTCGgtctcctcgcgcaggtcgtcgGTGATGCGATTGTCTCGCTCACCGTGCCCTTCATCGAAACCAACATCAAGTCGCCCGAGTGGAaccggcgcgaggcggcgctgatGTGCTTCGGCTCGATCATGGATGGCCCGGAGAGCAAGCTactcgagacgctcgttACCCAGGCCCTCGCTACGGTcatcgagacgctgcgcgacccTAGCACCGCGGTGAAGGACACCGCCGCGTGGACCCTTGGCCGGATCTGCGAGTTTGTCTACGACGCAATCACGCCCGAAGTCCAGCTCGGACCGCTGGtccatgcgctgctcgcctcGCTGCAGGACCAGCCGCGCATTGTGACGCACTGCTGCTGGGCGCTGATgaacctcgccgagcacaagggcatcctcgcgcgcctcgacgagagCGACCCGCCCACGACGAGCATGTCGCCCTACTTTGAAacgatcgccgcgcagcttATCCAGGCGACCGAGCGCGGAAATAACGAGTCGAACAGCCGCACGTCGGCctacgaggcgctcgcgagccTCGTGGCGAACAGCGCCACAGACTGCCTGCAGCAGGTCAGCAACGTCCTGGTGCACgtggtcgagcgccaggaaCAGCTCAACAGCatggtcgcgcagctcgtcggtcTGGACGACCGGAACAACTGGGCAGAGCTGCAGAGCAACCTGTGCAGTGTCATTATTGcctgcgtgcgtcgcctgcAGAACGGCATTGTGCCGATCGGCGACCGCCTCATGACGGGTCTCTTGACGCTGATCCAGAACAGCGCCAAGCAGCccacggtgctcgaggacgcATTCGTTGCGGTCGGTACCGTGATTGTGGCGCTGGAGGGCGAGTTTGAAAAGTACCTCGACGCCTTTTTGCCTTTCCTCGTCGAGGGTCTGCGCAACCACGAAGAGCACCAGCTGTGCACGATCAGCGTCGGTCTGGTCGGCGACCTCTGCCGGAgtctcggcgaggcggcgggcAAGTGCAGCCAGACGCTGGTCTTTGCCCTGTTTGAGGATCTGCAGAGCCCGGTGCTGAACCGGAACGTCAAGCCCCATATCCTGAGCTGCTTTGGCGATATCGCGCtggcgatcggcgcgcagTTCGAGCCCTACCTCCCGACGGCCATGGCAGTGCTGCAGCAAGCGAGCATGGTGCAGAACCCTGCGGACATTACCGACTACGAAATGAGCGAGTACGTGAACGACTTGCGTGAGGGAATTGCAGAGGCCTACGTCGGCATCGTGTCTGGCATGCGGGCAGGCGGCAAGGCCGAGATCCTCCTGCCGTACATGGAGTACACGATCGCTTTTGTGGGCCTGGTCGCCTCGGAAAGCACGGACCGCTCCGAGGCCCTGCTCCGCGCGACGatcggcctgctcggcgacatTGCGACCGCCTTCCCCTCGGGGCCTGTCATGGCCCAGCTTCAACAGCAATGGGTGCAGGAATACATCAAGGTCGGCCGCAGCCGCACCAACGGCTCCGAGACGCGCAAGACCGCCAACTGGGCCCGCGACACGATCAAAAAGTCGCTCGGTTCCAACCTCGGCACCCCCGTGTTGTAGCCGTAGTGTTGCTTAGTCATCCATTTCTGCGTCAAAGAAGCTTCCGAGTCAGAGCGTTTCTTGTCCACCATGGCAGCGAAACTGGAATACGCTAACGACACGCGCGTCACGGGCTACGACCCGCTGATTGCCCCGTCTATGCTCATGCACGAGCACCCCGTGAGCGACAAGGCGAAGGAGACcatcgctcgcggccgcttTGACGCGAGCAACGTCATCACCGGCAAGGacgaccgcctgctcgtcgtcgtcggcccTTGCTCTATCCACGACCCGGAACAGGCGAAGGAGTACGCCCGCCGCCTGAGCGAGGCTTACGACTCGCGCTGGAAGGACGGCCTGGTGGTCGTGATGCGGGCTTACTTTGAGAagccgcgcacgaccgtCGGCTGGAAAGGCCTTATCAACGACCCGGACCTCAACGGCTCGTTTGACATCAaccgcggcctgcgcaccgcccgCAAGCTGCTCATCGAGATTACCGAGACGGGTGTGCCGGTCGGctgcgaggtgctcgacacTATCTCGCCTCAGTACCTCTCGGACCTCTACTCGTGGGGCGccatcggcgcgcgcaccaCCGAGTCGCAGCTGCACCGTGAGCTCGTCTCCGGTCTCTCGATGCCGGTCGGCTTCAAGAACTCGACCGACGGTGGTATTGGCGTTGCGATTGACGCCATCCGCGCATCTTCGTGCCCGCACTCGTTTATGGGTGTCACCGGCCAGGGCCTCGCTGCGATTGTCAAGACCGCGGGTAACAGCGACCTGCACATTATCCACCGCGGTGGCAACAAGGGTACCAACTACGACGCCGAGAGCATCCAGGCCAGCAAGGAGAACCTGAAGAAGGCGATGCCGGACCGCCACCCGAGCATCATGGTCGACGCCTCGCACGGCAACTCGAACAAGGACTACCGCAACCAGCCCAAGGGTGCCGATTCGGTTGCGCAGCAGATCGAGCAGGGCCAGGACGCGATCACTGGTGTGATGCTCGAGTCGAACCTCAAGGAGGGCAAGCAGAGCGAGCCCAAGAACGGCAAGACCAAGGAGGATCTCGAGTACGGTGTGTCGATTACCGATGCCTGCATCAGCTGGGAGACGACCCAggaggtgctcgaccgGTTGAACGCcgcggtgcttgcgcgccgcgcgaacAAGTAGTCTATTTAGCATATACTTGTTGAAACGCACGAgacgtgcgcagcgcgctttCTTtcggcagcgcctgcgccgccgcaggcgtCAGCGCCAGGACGTCGGCccactcgcgcagcgcgggcgTCGACGCATTCAGCGCAGATGCAATCGTCCCAAGATAGTCGAcatccgccgcgagctgcgcacaGTCGCAGCGCGGGTCCTTGGCCATGCGAGGCAGCGCCGCttggagctcggcgagaagCGTGAGGgtgagcgagcgcagccaCAGCGACAGCACTTGCTCCGCGGTATAAGTGGTATTATCAGCATGCACCGCCGCATCCTGGGTCAAG from Malassezia japonica chromosome 1, complete sequence includes the following:
- a CDS encoding uncharacterized protein (TransMembrane:2 (o268-287i399-423o); COG:S; BUSCO:EOG092640WA; EggNog:ENOG503P21M), whose translation is MSSALVVRPLVVRFTDAHTDDAHLDLIYEQRYGDAKEWPNLHEETVAELKDVLRAGHPDRAERRLRLIHFGRILPNGVHLASYLDSIVQMQEADTSEAVLEHVTVHVEPRIDGSYVLRRPNEAAETMSSKQWGKQRAEVCGDEQSLPPSGFASLDVLRLPAAYLQCSIGAQGAEEPEEEQTELPRTDPEPRGFDRLRHTAGMSAMDIQIMREHFHQRSGLSMARSGDLVRRQEEDELAYTLEEQWIDNMGETPEALVNANASSTRLSVLQGLLIGFFFPLLPLFFAYGHGAVRWPRPPQQAQQDEEMERLFGLANVLSELRNRPTDTQGPPTAQDAALRNEAQQSANALLSLIARRSRAPAARDADDDDDDDEEELPSEGGTEAPPVPRRGPSATYGRYVIFSPYTHIAILIGFVINIALGLFRMLW
- a CDS encoding 3-deoxy-7-phosphoheptulonate synthase (COG:E; EggNog:ENOG503NVDJ): MAAKLEYANDTRVTGYDPLIAPSMLMHEHPVSDKAKETIARGRFDASNVITGKDDRLLVVVGPCSIHDPEQAKEYARRLSEAYDSRWKDGLVVVMRAYFEKPRTTVGWKGLINDPDLNGSFDINRGLRTARKLLIEITETGVPVGCEVLDTISPQYLSDLYSWGAIGARTTESQLHRELVSGLSMPVGFKNSTDGGIGVAIDAIRASSCPHSFMGVTGQGLAAIVKTAGNSDLHIIHRGGNKGTNYDAESIQASKENLKKAMPDRHPSIMVDASHGNSNKDYRNQPKGADSVAQQIEQGQDAITGVMLESNLKEGKQSEPKNGKTKEDLEYGVSITDACISWETTQEVLDRLNAAVLARRANK
- a CDS encoding uncharacterized protein (COG:K; BUSCO:EOG09260HMA; EggNog:ENOG503NUDT); translation: MDADEKMSDIVSAEHSGDVTPETDVAEERAVRRAAQNEDLNSSRVEMNKQKTVDSLKRFSYLLGQTELFQHFIDIKKDRDPEFARLVDESAKRRSGKGGNKRSGGASDQRRRKTEREEDEELLKDEEGDEDTFAFHESPPYVKGGTMKEYQIQGLNWLISLYHNGINGILADEMGLGKTLQTISFLGYLKHYRDTPGFHLVVVPKSTLDNWVREFEKWVPGFRIITLRGSKEERQEVIQERLLPQDFDVLVTTYEMCLREKSALKRLSWEYIVIDEAHRIKNADSMLSQIVRAFSSRSRLLITGTPLQNNLMELWSLLNFLLPDVFSSADDFQSWFQGKGEDGEAQDSVVQQLHKVLRPFLLRRVKSDVEHSLLPKKEINVFVGLTDMQRKWYKSLLEKDIDAVNGATSKKEGKTRLLNIVMQLRKCCNHPYLFDGAEPGPPFTTDEHLVDNAGKMIILDKLLRKMKERGSRVLIFSQMSRMLDILEDYCLFREYKYCRIDGSSMHEDRIAAIDEYNKPDSEKFVFLLTTRAGGLGINLTSADVVVLFDSDWNPQADLQAMDRAHRIGQTKQVYVFRFVTENAIEERILERAAQKLRLDQLVIQQGRTQHQSKGANQKDDLVDMIQHGAERIINSKESMEIKDDIDEIISRGEERTAELQRKYQQFTNLDELTNFKSEAGGAYEWEGEQFGNKRKQGTGIWIEPSKRERKQNYSIDSYYRDAMRTTTKPAAPKAPRAPKQVTTSEWQFYPPRLVELQERETAAYQRSIGYQAPKPEVKDGDEAAAEAQRAAEQKQIDEAEPLTEAEQEEKEQLATQGFSDWNRRDYQQFVKGCEKHGRNAFSAIAEEIGLGEKTEADVRQYAKVFWEHVHELSDGDRIVQRVEEGETKRQKLQHNELLLKRKIDSYSQPLQQIKLTYNQAKGKAYSEEEDRFLLVRLADYGLSGDDVYERIRADILYYPEFRFNWFIKSRTPQEIARRCNTLLLLVIKEEEELEASRAAANAAKSKTKKRSASEMSTGSRTASPRPGNAHQSTRHAAEQALESAVRDNYAQYMVALATELASDTAEAYIRSASGLALKNALVAREAKRAQDFAERWTALPANVRDDVKSKVLMTLSSAEPRAGTVAAQVVAAVAAIELPLGMWNDLIAQLLAAVGDASNPRLRQAALQAIGFTCEVVNPAVLSAQSNEILTAVIQGARKEETVPEVQYAALQALLNSLEFVRSNFEREGERNYIMQVVCEATQSAHVPVKVAAFENLVRIMQLYYEKMRFYMEQALFGLTVLGMRDPEPKVALQAVEFWSTVCDEEIELQLEAAEALEFNEEPAHVSYHFASVALPEIAPVLMELLTQQEEDGDEDEWDTAKAAGTCLGLLAQVVGDAIVSLTVPFIETNIKSPEWNRREAALMCFGSIMDGPESKLLETLVTQALATVIETLRDPSTAVKDTAAWTLGRICEFVYDAITPEVQLGPLVHALLASLQDQPRIVTHCCWALMNLAEHKGILARLDESDPPTTSMSPYFETIAAQLIQATERGNNESNSRTSAYEALASLVANSATDCLQQVSNVLVHVVERQEQLNSMVAQLVGLDDRNNWAELQSNLCSVIIACVRRLQNGIVPIGDRLMTGLLTLIQNSAKQPTVLEDAFVAVGTVIVALEGEFEKYLDAFLPFLVEGLRNHEEHQLCTISVGLVGDLCRSLGEAAGKCSQTLVFALFEDLQSPVLNRNVKPHILSCFGDIALAIGAQFEPYLPTAMAVLQQASMVQNPADITDYEMSEYVNDLREGIAEAYVGIVSGMRAGGKAEILLPYMEYTIAFVGLVASESTDRSEALLRATIGLLGDIATAFPSGPVMAQLQQQWVQEYIKVGRSRTNGSETRKTANWARDTIKKSLGSNLGTPVL
- a CDS encoding uncharacterized protein (SECRETED:SignalP(1-27)), with the protein product MPYSLVPSLLGATAAGVLLYAVHEAMQDQTQFMVSTMQAKADALDRAHEFDKKSGERLVPLQPSAYRPAQPSFWEEVQSRWNHHVVGAVNAVREADPMSVFGKTETRVERAADGTASAMIDALHSLAPHAPDAQPKIGILNRTYGDANTHYLGQGASLR